A single Elaeis guineensis isolate ETL-2024a chromosome 15, EG11, whole genome shotgun sequence DNA region contains:
- the LOC105058111 gene encoding L-type lectin-domain containing receptor kinase S.4-like, producing the protein MAASIVLPFLVLLLASSSLSDNIDFTYNGFKSAATNLSLDGYAHITSNGVLQLTNDSYKVTGHAFFSSPIQMLLNTPSVTPAAISFSTIFVFDIITVGNGGGHGFAFAMAPTKTLNGSCCQYLGLLNKSSNGNSSNHVFAIEFDTVQGSDMFKDIDDNHVGVDINSLVSNISKPASYYTNNSKMVDFELESGQPILAWIDYDGVAKILNVTVSPLSVDKPSRPLISYAIDLSPILKEYMYVGFSSSTGKLSSSHCIMGWSFRTNSVARSLDLSHLPLPPQPAKASSASKAFGIKIGVISSIATLLLVALAFSVSWYLWQRAKLAETLEDWELDYPHRFPYKDLYKATKGFKETELLGSGGFGFVYKGILPRTGEEVAIKKISSNSRQGMREFIAEVACLGRMRHRNLVQLQGWCKRNEDLLLVYDFMPNGSLDTFLFESEKCGMLSWDQRFKILKGVAMGLAYLHEEWEQVVVHRDIKSSNVLLDAEMNGRLGDFGLARLYERGKNPATTLLVGTLGYIAPELSRTGKPMPSSDVFAYGMLLLEVACGRRPIEPNTQTEQLLLMDWVRECEMRGQALDVVDPKLGESYVREEVELVLKLGLVCSQSTPEVRPTMRQVIQYLNGDDILVDDVGALVFSEADSFDLASRKSYPSSINMVSSSSLSGGW; encoded by the coding sequence ATGGCAGCATCCATTGTGCTTCCATTCCTCGTACTTCTCTTGGCCAGCTCTTCCCTCTCTGATAATATCGATTTTACCTACAACGGTTTCAAATCAGCAGCCACCAATCTGAGCTTAGATGGCTATGCTCACATCACATCCAATGGCGTGCTTCAGCTCACCAATGACAGTTACAAAGTGACAGGCCATGCCTTTTTCTCCTCACCGATTCAAATGCTGCTCAATACTCCCTCCGTGACACCCGCTGCGATCTCCTTCAGCACCATCTTCGTCTTCGACATCATCACTGTTGGGAACGGAGGCGGCCATGGCTTCGCCTTCGCAATGGCCCCTACAAAGACTCTCAACGGCAGTTGTTGCCAGTACCTTGGCCTCCTCAATAAGAGTAGCAATGGAAATTCTTCCAATCATGTCTTTGCGATTGAGTTTGACACCGTTCAGGGATCAGATATGTTCAAGGACATCGATGATAACCACGTCGGTGTCGATATAAACAGCCTTGTTTCCAATATTTCGAAACCTGCCTCCTACTATACTAATAATTCCAAGATGGTGGATTTTGAACTGGAGAGTGGGCAACCAATTCTGGCCTGGATAGACTACGATGGCGTTGCAAAAATTTTGAATGTGACCGTTTCTCCCCTCTCCGTAGACAAACCAAGCCGACCTCTCATATCATATGCCATCGATCTGTCACCAATTCTTAAGGAGTACATGTATGTTGGTTTCTCTTCATCGACGGGGAAGCTCTCGAGTTCTCACTGCATCATGGGATGGAGCTTTCGGACCAACAGCGTGGCGCGCTCCCTTGATCTATCTCACCTTCCCCTTCCTCCACAACCAGCGAAAGCTTCGTCGGCTTCCAAAGCTTTTGGAATCAAAATTGGGGTCATATCTTCTATTGCTACGCTTCTGTTGGTAGCGCTTGCATTCTCCGTTTCCTGGTACTTATGGCAGAGGGCAAAGCTGGCAGAGACTCTTGAGGACTGGGAATTAGATTATCCTCATAGGTTCCCATATAAGGACCTTTACAAGGCAACCAAAGGATTCAAAGAGACAGAGCTTCTCGGCTCGGGTGGCTTTGGCTTTGTGTACAAGGGCATCCTACCACGCACTGGAGAAGAAGTGGCAATCAAGAAGATCTCTAGTAACTCCAGGCAAGGAATGAGAGAATTCATAGCAGAGGTGGCGTGCTTGGGCCGGATGAGACACCGGAACTTGGTGCAGCTCCAAGGATGGTGCAAGCGAAACGAAGACCTCCTTCTGGTCTATGACTTCATGCCAAATGGTAGCCTTGACACCTTCCTCTTCGAAAGTGAAAAGTGCGGGATGTTGAGTTGGGATCAACGGTTTAAGATCCTCAAAGGAGTCGCTATGGGACTCGCCTACCTACATGAAGAATGGGAGCAAGTGGTTGTCCATAGAGACATCAAGTCGAGCAACGTTCTATTGGATGCTGAAATGAATGGAAGGTTGGGCGACTTCGGTCTTGCTAGATTATACGAGCGTGGCAAGAATCCCGCCACGACGCTTCTGGTTGGTACCTTAGGATACATTGCACCAGAACTGTCGCGCACCGGCAAACCCATGCCGAGTTCGGATGTCTTTGCTTATGGTATGTTGCTTTTAGAGGTGGCGTGTGGTCGGAGGCCAATCGAGCCCAATACTCAAACGGAGCAGCTACTTCTGATGGACTGGGTGAGGGAGTGCGAAATGAGAGGCCAGGCCTTGGACGTTGTGGACCCCAAGCTTGGGGAGTCCTATGTGAGGGAAGAAGTTGAACTGGTACTGAAGCTAGGACTGGTTTGTTCTCAATCCACCCCAGAGGTCAGGCCTACAATGAGACAGGTGATCCAATATCTCAACGGGGATGACATTCTCGTAGATGATGTGGGCGCCCTTGTGTTCTCAGAAGCTGATTCTTTCGATTTGGCATCACGTAAGTCATATCCTTCATCCATTAATATGGTGTCTTCCAGCTCCCTCAGCGGAGGTTGGTAG